One genomic segment of Rhinopithecus roxellana isolate Shanxi Qingling chromosome 6, ASM756505v1, whole genome shotgun sequence includes these proteins:
- the LOC104668174 gene encoding LOW QUALITY PROTEIN: elongation factor 1-alpha 1 (The sequence of the model RefSeq protein was modified relative to this genomic sequence to represent the inferred CDS: inserted 2 bases in 1 codon) has product MGKEKTHINIVVIGHVDSGKSTTTGHLIYKCGGIDKRTIEKFEKEAAEMGKGSFKYAWVLDKLKAERERGITIDISLWKFETSKYYVTIIDAPGHRDFIKNMITGTSQADCAVLIVAAGVGEFEAGISKNGQIREHALLAYTLGVKQLIVGVNKMDSTEPPYSQKRYEEIVKEVSTYIKKIGYNPDTVAFVPISGWNGDNMLEPSANMPLFKGWKVTRKDGSASGTTLLEALDCILPPTRPTDKPLRLPLQDVYKIGGIGTVPVGRVETGVLKPGMVVTFAPVNVTTEVKSVEMHHEALSEALXGDNVGFNVKNVSVKDVRRGNVAGDSKNDPPMEAAGFTAQVIILNHPGQISAGYAPVLDCHTAHIACKFAELKEKIDRRSGKKLEDGPKFLKSGDAAIVDMVPGKPMCVESFSDYPPLGRFAVRDMRQTVAVGVIKAVDKKAAGAGKVTKSAQKAQKAK; this is encoded by the exons atgggaaaggaaaagacTCATATCAACATTGTCGTCATTGGACACGTAGATTCGGGCAAGTCCACCACTACTGGCCATCTGATCTACAAATGCGGTGGCATCGACAAAAGAACCATTGAAAAATTTGAGAAGGAGGCTGCTGAGATGGGAAAGGGCTCCTTCAAGTATGCCTGGGTCTTGGATAAACTGAAAGCTGAGCGGGAACGTGGTATCACCATTGATATCTCCTTgtggaaatttgagaccagcaagtATTATGTGACTATCATCGACGCCCCAGGACACagagacttcatcaaaaacatGATTACAGGGACATCTCAGGCTGACTGTGCTGTCCTAATTGTTGCTGCTGGTGTTGGTGAATTTGAAGCTGGTATCTCCAAGAATGGGCAGATCCGAGAGCATGCTCTTCTGGCTTACACACTGGGTGTGAAACAACTAATTGTTGGTGTTAACAAAATGGATTCCACTGAGCCACCCTACAGCCAGAAGAGATACGAGGAAATTGTTAAGGAAGTCAGCACTTACATTAAGAAAATTGGCTACAACCCCGACACAGTAGCATTTGTGCCAATTTCTGGTTGGAATGGTGACAACATGCTGGAGCCAAGTGCTAACATGCCTTTGTTCAAGGGATGGAAGGTCACCCGTAAGGATGGCAGTGCCAGTGGAACCACGCTGCTTGAGGCTCTGGACTGCATCCTACCACCAACTCGTCCAACTGACAAGCCCTTGCGCCTGCCTCTCCAGGATGTCTACAAAATTGGTGGTATTGGTACTGTTCCTGTTGGCCGAGTGGAGACTGGTGTTCTCAAACCCGGTATGgtggtcacctttgctccagtcaaCGTAACGACTGAAGTAAAATCTGTCGAAATGCACCATGAAGCTTTGAGTGAAGCTCT TGGGGACAACGTGGGCTTTAATGTCAAGAATGTGTCTGTCAAGGATGTTCGTCGTGGCAACGTTGCTGGTGACAGCAAAAACGACCCACCAATGGAAGCAGCTGGCTTCACTGCTCAGGTGATTATCCTGAACCATCCAGGCCAAATAAGTGCTGGCTATGCCCCTGTGTTGGATTGCCACACGGCTCACATTGCATGCAAGTTTgctgagctgaaggaaaagattGATCGCCGTTCTGGTAAAAAACTGGAAGATGGCCCTAAATTCTTGAAGTCTGGTGATGCTGCCATTGTTGATATGGTTCCTGGCAAGCCTATGTGTGTTGAGAGCTTCTCAGACTATCCACCTTTGGGTCGCTTTGCTGTTCGTGATATGAGGCAGACAGTTGCGGTGGGTGTCATCAAAGCAGTGGACAAGAAGGCTGCTGGAGCTGGCAAGGTCACCAAGTCTGCCCAGAAAGCTCAGAAGGCTAAATGA